From the Anaerolineae bacterium genome, the window ACCTTCCAAGCATGCAGTGAAAAGCCCTTTCAGAGCCAAAGCTCCACACCTCCGGCCAGCATTTTTTCCCAGATATGGGAAACTTTTTGAAATTCGCTTTCACTGAGCACATGGGGTTGTAGGCCATAAAGGCGCAGAGTTTTAACTGTAAAAGCAAAGGCATCACCCCTCGGTGGATCAGCATAGACTACCAGTAGGTCAATGTCACTAAAAGCGGTGTAATTCCCTCTGGCATATGAACCAAAGAGAACAACTTTCCTGAGCGGTAGCTTTTCATTGAGAGCAGGGAGGCGCTGCCTCAAGAGCTCTATAACCTCTTCCCTGCTATAGCGAGGGGAGAATATTTTCACAGAAAGAGAGGATTTGCTCAGCATAACCTATTAGCCTTTGCGCTTCAGCCTTTGTATAAAGGCGCCGTGGTGCCCCCCAGGGATGAGCATTGGGGTAACGGGTTGGTATGTAAGCTTTATCCAGTTCCAGGGCTTTTTCATA encodes:
- a CDS encoding nucleotidyltransferase domain-containing protein, yielding MKIFSPRYSREEVIELLRQRLPALNEKLPLRKVVLFGSYARGNYTAFSDIDLLVVYADPPRGDAFAFTVKTLRLYGLQPHVLSESEFQKVSHIWEKMLAGGVELWL